CTTATGTCACAGCATTGTTATCAAGGAAAGTGCCATAACCCTTAGAGAGAAACAAAGGCCAAGATATATACTGTGTCGTCAGCATAAAATAAGACACAGGAAATCCTTTGCTGAGACAACAGGCACTTCTTACCATACAATTTCCCTTGATGGTAGACACTTAAACTGAACTAATTACCCCACAGAccaacacagtacagtacaaataACATATGTGCACATCATCAAGCTAATAACACCAACTTTTTACAATAAAGTCCTGTCATGAGCCTCCTGACAGCCTCTGCACGTGGTCGCCCTTCATGGCCAAACCGCCCACGATCCTACGGCAGTGTCAGTAGTGGGATGCTACAACATTCTCAAGCAACATATTCTATGttaaaaagattcaaatttgATTACAGGAGATAATCTATATCCATTCAAGTATAAAATGTTGCACTTAGCTAAAAACTTAGAAGTGaaaacctttttgttttcatgagACTCATTATGTGAATGCATTTACATACTTATACATTGACTTGCCTCAACCCATGGCACCCAATTCACATTTAGTTTGTTGCAGCATAATGTGACTGTAAAATCAagcaactgtaaaaaaaaatggtagTCATTAGCTTAAATAACTGTGATCAGGTGATTATGTAGTACTTGTGACAGGTCTAGCTGTCTGCTCCTTCTAACTACTGATCTGAATGAAGGAACATGGTAATAAGACAGGAGCTGAAGGTCCTAAGGCCTCTCCACTCACCATCAGTAGTGCTTAAGGTTCTTTTGTggtgttaagtgatacttttttaattccacaaacagggaaattccacgtCCGcatctaacccatctgtgaagtgaaacaccacatacacactagtgaatacacacacacacactagggggcagtgagcacacttgtgggcagccctacccaTGGCGctcggggagcaattgggggttaggtgtcttgctcatggacacctcagtcatgtgctgtggCACTGGGGggtcgaactggcaacctttcggtcacagggccagttccctaacctccagcccatgactgcccccacaAGGTTCTCCTACCCTTCAGTGGAGTGGCAAAAAATGCCATGTGATCCAGTTGTTAGAACAATTAGCTAAATATGGCAAACATCAAAAAGGACTTGATTCTTACTGAATCCACATCATGCGCAATGCCAGCCCACACAGATGTCTGTTAACTGATGTAACAGCCTAGACTTTTAGCATTGTCCTCCAAACATGTCAGACTGTCCAATAACATTGTATTAGCAACGATTTAAAAAGATATGGTGGCTGATCTCACATCCTGGAAGAAGCACTAGCCTTCATCCTCCAGCTTGGTAGTATTGTTTGTCTGGGGAAAGACCGAACTAACAGGTGAACGAATTTTAAAAATCCAATCagcacaaaaaagcaaacagctgcaaaaacagcctgtcttGAATTCATTGTAGTCGTGATGTCAGGAAAACCAACCTATTAAAATAAGATGTTCCctctacagcagcttagctctgaccattcacactgaagttgtaAGGAATGTCTCAGGCCAGCACAATGAATGAGACACAACAGAGCTGCCAACCAGAACAGAGCTCACTcacatgtatcagtcttaaaggcccagtaacaaaaccagcctCTTCACTTCTAAAGGGAAAGGAAGAGAGGATAATGGTCACGTAAAAGCGAAACAGGAGGTTTTTAGTATGTAAACCTGAACAGACATTGTAAGTAGAGCCCGGGGGGAAAGAATAAAATACAGGACAACTGCAGAACATCGCCGGCCTTGATTCGGTCCAATCAGCCGGCCACCTCTTACATTAGACAACACTGTTACGATAAGCCATGCACTACtcataacacacacatatggaTGATTCATAAATGAAGAAACCGTGCAAAAGCTACGCCCAGACGCTGTGCAGGACGGCTGCAGTGTTGCCTAACTTTTCTTATTAAAGGTCTTTGAGCTCGGTCTCTAGCGCCACGTCATCTGATGTCACTGCCGCACCTGCGCAGCCATCTTGTACTCGTACTCGTACGCCAGGGGCAGataggaaggaagaaagagaaaggagcagAAACTCGCCTCTCTTACTCAGCGGAGGGATGTCAGCTAAGTGAGCGGGTCTAGTGAATATAAAGACGACTCGACGCGTTTAGGACGGCAGCGGGAACGTAAAGAGAAGAGCAATAAAACTCGTCCCTCCTGTCACACAGTGCCTCTCTCTGGGCTCCAGACGTGCGAGTCATCATCGTCTCTTCCACACAGCGAGAAGAGCGAGAGAAGAGGAAGCAGCGGCAGCGGCAGCGGCGTCAGACCTCCAGCGGAACAGAGCAGAGTCACCCCGGCCTTCGCAcgaacactcacacacaccatgaACCCAGAATAGTGAGTAACGACACTTGTTTCCCCGCCACCGCCACACTGGTCCCTGTCCGCTCGCTCCCAGCCCGCGGCCTCGGGACGGAGTGGACGAGCTTTGTCGGctggctaggctaggctaggctaggctaacGCTAGTTCGCTCTCAGCTGTGCAGCAGCGAAGCTAACCAGCGCGAGCTAAACCAATATTTGCCCTGGAATAGTTACTGAAGGGACGCCGCAGCCGGCAGTGCTAACTGACCTTAACGACCGTCTTCAGATTCTGCAGTTGTAGTTTTTGTACTGACAGCTGTTTTTATCGGTTTGTTAGTCTTGCTGTCAGGTTTTTTTCAAAGCCGTAGTGTGTTTGCTAGCTAACGGAACGCGAGTCATTTTGAAAGTGGCGACATTACTGGTTTGGCACGGCACGGACTGGAGCAGACGAGCTACATGTCCTGTTGTTTCGACCTACAATCTCAAAGAAGCCTTAAATTAGTCTAGAGGCAGCCTAAAAGTGACAGGCGTGTCGTGggttttaatttgttttgtatGTGATTGCGTAAGGTCCCAAAAACGAACAGGATGAGCTCCTTCACGTTAGGTTTACAGTGCCAACCGTCGTTTTGTTCGAGCTTGACTGCAGTAACGTAGCGACTGCTCTGAAACTGCACCAACAGATCTGTTGACCAGTATACTGTACAGTACTGCCTGCTGAGGTAACGTCGGTCCTTTGACACCAACACGTCAAACAGCATGACACTGCGTGTACGGAGTACTGATTGCTCCACAACACGTGTGATGCAACATGTCTAATGTTAGTCGTTGGCAGAAACCGTGCCCTCAGTATTAAGAGAGCACCAGGACAGCTCGTAGATTGCGACATTTTCATACCTGAGAGGGCTCACAAGTACACGTGTTGTTGTTTATCAGGGGGATGACAACGACAACTACATGTGACCGTTTTGGTTTTGATGGGACAATTGTTTAATGTTAGCCCAGTAATCTGTTTTGATGCAGATAATATTTACTTTCACAGTTACTGCACTGTATGGTTTACGAATGGATGATCTCCAGTAGCATCTTGAGCTTTATTAGGCACGCTGGGGATTTTAGGTTCACACCCTTCAAGGGGAATTTTCTTCTCTTGAACTGTGGCAAAAAACCGTTGTGCAGGTGGTATATTTTAAACGATATTTTAAACGTATGAAACGCATACAGTCCTTTGAGATACACATCTTTGAAGTATGCAAGTTCTGAACCCTAAAAAGATCCCTCGTCATACACATGGGCAGCTTCTTTATCCATCTCAGCTTAAGTGGAAGTTGTGAGTGTATTTGAACTGTATAGTCTGTGTTAAAATTGCAGTTGAATTTGCTTTTCAGTGACTACCTGTTCAAACTGCTCCTCATCGGCGACTCTGGAGTGGGGAAATCGTGTCTTCTGTTGAGATTTGCAGTAAGTATATCTTTTGATGAGCCTTTATATGTCAAGGGGAACGAAACTGACCACATCCTTTTTTCCTCACTTCACTCCCAAATGAATTtcactcgttttttttttttaaccaaatatAAGTCACTGACGCATTTGGTCATCAGACTGGGATCTCATGAACAACTCTGATGTCTGTAGTTTAAGTAAATGTTGGATGTTTGCACTGCTCCTTTTTACCATGATGCTCTTTCTTTGGAGGCAGGAGCTTTGAGAAATGGCAGACCCCTGTCCACCCTGACCACATTAAAGCCATGGCATATTTACTGGAACTGGATAGTAATAATAAGCGCTATTAAGGTGTTCAGGTCTACTGAGTGTTAGCCAGCAGCTGTTTAGCTCTCTTTGGTCTCTAGTGCAGTTCAGTGTGAACTCACCTGACTTCATTATGGGGTGCATATTTTGACTCCTTAATGAGAAGTTTTGCTGGAACTGGCTTAAGTAGGACTGTAGTTGATAACAGCACAAGATGCTTTCATGGTCAAACCTATGCTATGCGCAGTTTTAACCCTGTCTCAATATTGTCCCTTTGTTTTGCTAGACTTAATTGCCTTGTTACCTATAGTTCTAGTTTTTGCAGTGGAAAGTAAGAAACCCCCCTCCCCTTTAGTGACATAAGTGATGCATGTTTATATATCAGTCATGTTGCTGTCAGTAGAAATGTATAGGTCTGTTTGAGTGGGAAAGGAACGAAATGATGCTTAGATTCAGATTCAAATTTGGTGACAAAATGATTGTTACAGAAGAGCATATTTAAGCAATACTGGAATACTGTCCTaacatgtctgcattttattaaagtTATTATACTTTTAACCCTATTCAAATGCATTTTGTCATAATACCAGTAATGCTAATTAGAATTTCTACATCTTGTTAATATGTGCGGCATCAGTATTGACAGATTATGTATAATGAAAATGTTCTGTATCAGCCCAGAATTCTTTTGTTGATGAATTCGTAATGCTGACCATGTTATTTCGATTTGTGCATTTAGTGATATGGTAATTAGAGAATAAAAGGTCATAGCTAGAAATTAGGATGCACCTGTATGGGAATTGTAAGCTGATGTGGATATACAGTAATGTTCATGTACATGCTTGCTGATGCCTATAACAATACATAAACAGTTCTAAAATGATTGAATTCAAGATCTGCCTGGATTAAAATTACAGTGAAATGTAACACATTTGTAGACAGATGTTAATGGAGTGAATAAATGCACAAATTTTAGGACAATATCCAAAATTAACTACCGCTCTGGGGTATAAGTAGTATGTCATCAAATATTGGCTTGAAATATGTCTGATCTAAACATGATGTCTGATGTtgatttatatttgttttgctttgtttttcagcAATTTTATGCCATTTAGTGATGTGCATTCTGGCTCATTTGATATTCAAAGGTCTGAAAGAGTTCATGATAAGATACCTGCTTAACCATGCTGAGGAGAAATAAGAAAAGGCCAACACCAAAAAAGTGGGGTTTGGCTGCAATTAATATAGAGCTGTGGCTTGGCATTTTAGATGACAGCACTGGTGTTACACAAAACTGTAGCATTACATAGAGGAATACGTTtcagaacatgttttattgtCTGAAAACAGCAGAGGGAAATCGGTAGGTTTTTGTTTCACATGAGTATTATCACAGAGGCTGCCTCAAATGAGATAATGAGCTAAAACTACAGTTAACTGGTGACACTGGTTGCTGATGGAGACTCGTCTTCATCAagtgtgtttactttttcagtGGGTGGTGTGCCAACGTGCTAGTAtgtcagagaaatatattttaattgtttttggaCTGACCATCTGCCTTGCCTATTGATTGATAAAAGCCACTCTGTCTACCTTCTCAATCATGTTTTAACAATGTGTCCTTGGCATTGCGCCCATGTTAAGGCATTCACATTGTGGAGTAGTAATGTATAACATACAGATATGAGCAAACTTTTATGTTGTATAGTTTTGTTAAAGCATAAAATCAGCATTTCAGTAATTTTGGGTTGTAGATTTTCATTTCCTGTGGTGAAACAGCGGATATCTAAATAGTGATTTTAGTATTTGAATACTGGTAACTTGAGTAACTGTGTTTgtactaaaaaaaaatgtgaggaATTTGTGAAAccttcacagatttttttttttgaccccccccaccccagcaaagcaaattttttaaacactgtcataTAGCAGTGTGTATACTGAAACACTTAGGCTTTTTAAGATTCCACTTGGGTATAAGAATACACTCGACCTAATCTTCTACATGCTTTACAGACATTCATTGAATCTGAAAGTTTTTAGTAAGGTCTACTTTAAGTAGTTTTTGCTAGAAAATATAAGACAATATGTCAATATACGATATGTTGGAACAGGCAAAAAAAgccagtagtgccacatttaataaaaaaaaaaaataaaaaaaaaccctatcAAAAACATGGTGTAtagatcatttttattcaacatttcactgcAAATACAGTTAAGCAGAGCTAATAATGTtccctttaaaataaagcattggtggtcagtgttctttaagtactgatgatatgcTCAAAAAACTTAATGTGACAGTTTTTCCATGATAAAGATTAATATTGTCATTGCCTAGCCCTAGTAAAGGCCAGAGTACACCAATCAGGCCAACATGAACGTTCTAATGTTTGCAGCTGTCAGAATGTTTAGAAAAAGAACTTGCAAGTAAAATGAACTAGAGTGAGCAGGAAGAGAACGTTCTAGAGTCTGCAGTCAAACATGGGTACAGCGCACCAACCAAATGTTTGTCGTCCTGTTGGTGTTCTCTGGTCTTATAGCGTATTGTGTTTATTGCGGCCACTTATTATGATGCATTGTTGTTTTCTAGGatgacacatacacagagagctACATCAGCACCATAGGTGTGGACTTCAAGATCCGTACCATTGAACTGGATGGCAAGACCATTAAGCTTCAGATTGTGAGTGGCTCACTTACacttcattttatttgtctTCTCTTGCTTTTTTTGTTGTACATAGCTTTTTCTCTGCAGCTGAAAAAGACGTAGGTGTATTTCTAGAGAGTTTGAGCTTTgctgattatttcaggctttgtCTGGAGATGTCTCAGCTGGTAGTGTAGAGTGAAACTTGAAAAAGCTTTTTTCAACTAAGCAGTTGCAGTTGATGAAAGCTCTTATGTTTTTGATGTATGCTGCTCAGACTGAGGTGTGTCTGACTAGTGCCTTTGTTGAGTTAAGCCCTAGTTGCAGTTGGATAAATAGGAGGCTTATCCTTAAAACCTTAGTGTTTAAGATATTCTTACCACAGTAAAATCTAATGTAGttgttttaaattctgttttgGAAGATAAAGTGATGGAAGGCAATATACAAATTAGAATTATTGTAGTTTCTGCCAGATGTGCTTACAACCTattcatagatttttttttttttttttttttttcccccccctcatctcttgctctttctctcctccactctctccgtctctcagtGGGATACTGCTGGACAGGAAAGGTTTCGCACCATCACCTCCAGTTACTACAGGGGCGCCCACGGCATCATTGTGGTCTATGATGTCACAGATCAGgtgatgtcataaaatattCACTGCCTAAGATCCAAATGTAATATGGCACACTGGATGGATCAGCTCTGAATTGAACTTGGGTTCTCATGAAAAATGGAAGACAACAGATGCTAAATATGttatacaataaaaaatgtagCTGTATGTTACCAGTTGAATGCatggtaataataaaattaacattttggagatgggTATAAAAGGGACGtacaatgtattttaaaaagctttatagGCAGCCTTTCTGTTGACTGAATTCAGCCAATTTAAAGTGCCCCCATTGCTCGGGCATTCAGTTTCACAGACACAGGTTGAATTCTATTTAGAATTATTTAGAAATTTAATTAGAATGGGACACTAAAGCATCCACATATTGAGCCCAAGGTCACTATACTCATTGCCAAGTGTTgtctagaggggtataaagccccctgCATTGGACTGTGGAAAAGCAGAAGGGTGTTATCTGGAGTGATGGTGCTTGATGCAATAATTTTGGAATGAGTGGGTTGGAGTTTTTGTTCCAGAAATAATCAtcccaacatcagtacctaaTGCAACTTCATTACTGCTGTTATAGCTAAAGAACAtcaatgttccagcatctaatgcaaagcttcccagaagagcagaggctgttactggaGCAAAAACTCTATTAATACCTTTTGATTTCAGAGAAAATGGTGAATGAATAGGTGTCTCAAAACGTTTGGATACAGAGTAGTTTTAACATTAAGGAAATTGATATCATTACATTGCAAGGTAAGAAGCTTGTGTAACAGGCTCGAGCTACAATGGCTCATGGTCAGTTGAGCTGACATAGTCCCATTTATCATCATTCAGGCATATCACAGCAAAAACTTTATCTCAAGAACATTTAATGTTGTTCATTGTAACGCCACATTTGCTTGAGAGGTTGTAGGATTGTTCAGCTTCATTctcattattttactttttctgaGTGGTCTCACAGATTTTTCCCACTTATTCAGTGAATGACTTGCTTTTCACTCTTATGTTGCTTGAATGAAGAGGTTAAGTCAGACTAGTAACTTAGTCTGATTTGAGGTGATCAGTTCAGAACATAAATTTATTTTCTGCTAGTCAGTTATGTATTAATAAGTCCAGTGGTACTTAGATTAAACCTTGCTCTATGTCTTCTCagcatcatgtttttttttctctctctcattttctttctctgcagGAGTCTTACAACAACGTGAAGCAGTGGCTGCAGGAAATTGATCGTTATGCCAGTGAGAATGTCAACAAGCTACTTGTTGGGAACAAGTGTGATCTCACCACCAAGAAAGTAGTGGACTACACAACAGCTAAGGTTTAGAATTGGGATAATTTACTAAAAATGTGTAATACAGATTGGTGCAAAAAAGAGAAGGCTTGTGAAGGTGTGTTGTTGTTTGGAGGTGGATCAGTGTGCTGCTTGTGCGAGAGTGATGTGGGGGATGTTGGGATTGACTGGTCTAGGCTGAGAGACCGGATATGACCTCCCATAtcctctgaaaagaaaaatgcaacACTGACAGCTAAAGCCCCTACTCTTATGTCTCAGACTTGAAGCATACCTTTCTTCGCCTGTAGGAACTTTTATTTAGTCTTGTGAGGACTCCAGACCGGGACAAAATCGTCTGAATGTTGCCTTTGGTGGTATGAGGGTTTAAGCTAGCTCATGGAGGTCAACTTAAAGCCCCTCTACCCCCCTTCCATGTGGTTCACACTGTAGAGGAACTCATAACTCTGCCCCTTTCCT
This window of the Pygocentrus nattereri isolate fPygNat1 chromosome 2, fPygNat1.pri, whole genome shotgun sequence genome carries:
- the rab1ba gene encoding zRAB1B, member RAS oncogene family a, producing the protein MNPEYDYLFKLLLIGDSGVGKSCLLLRFADDTYTESYISTIGVDFKIRTIELDGKTIKLQIWDTAGQERFRTITSSYYRGAHGIIVVYDVTDQESYNNVKQWLQEIDRYASENVNKLLVGNKCDLTTKKVVDYTTAKEFADSLAIPFLETSAKNATNVEQAFMTMAAEIKKRMGPGATAGGDKPNLKIDSTPVRQSGGGCC